CGCCCGCCGCCGGTGAACTACGCCGCCTTCATGCATGAGCCGGCCACGCGCCAGCGCTACTGGGCGCGCAGCCTGGTCGGCTGGCGGCGTTTCGGCCGTGCGCTGCCGAACGCCACCCACCGTGCGCTGGTTTCGCTGGAGCGGCGCGGCCAGGTCGAGCTGCTGGTGACGCAGAACGTGGATCGCCTGCACCAGCACGCCGGCAGCGAGCGCGTGCTGGACCTGCACGGACGCCTCGACGAAGTGCGCTGCATGGGTTGCGAGGCACGGCTGGGCCGCCACGCGTTCCAGCAGATGCTGGGGGAGTGCAACCCGGCATGGCTGTCACTGGATGCCGGCGATGCGCCGGACGGCGACGCCGACCTGGAAGGCCATGACTTCGCGCAGTTCGAGGTTCCGCCCTGCCCGCATTGCGGCGGCATCCTGAAACCCGACGTGGTGTTCTTCGGTGAGGCAGTACCCCGCGAACGGGTGGAGGCCGCCGCGCGCGCCTGGCAGGCGGCGGACGCCGTGCTGGTGGTGGGATCGTCGCTGATGGTCTATTCGGGCTACCGCTTCGTCGATGCCGCCGCGCGCGCCGGCAAGCCGATCGCCGCCGTCACGCTCGGCCGCACGCGCGCCGATGCGCTGCTGAGCCTGAAGGTCGACGCGCCCTGCGACACCTCACTGGCCTTCCTGCATCAGCCCTGACATCAGCTGGTGTGGTCGAGAATGATCTTCCAGCCGTCCGCGGTCTTTTCCCACAGCAGCGAGAACACGCCATCGTCCTGGGCAACCTCGCCGTGGGCAGCGCGATCGAGGTGGAAGCGGCCGGTGACCACGGCATAACGCACCTCGCCATCGCGCCCGGGCAACAGGCGCAGGTCGAGATCGGAGAAGGCGAGCTTGCCCATCTGGGCCTTGCCGGCGTAATGCTTGCGGTAGCTCTCCAGGATCGCGCGGTAGCCCTTGCGCACGCTGCTGCCCACGAAGGTCGTGTCGGGGGCGTCCTTGTAGCCGTGCATGAACCCGTCGACGTCGCCGTGGTTCCAGGCCGCCTGCTGCCGGTTCAGCACCTGCCGGATGGCGGCGGCGTCCGCGTCGGGGGTGGCTGCACGAAGCGGGCTGGCGATGCACAGCGCCACCACCATCGGCAGCGCGATCAGAAGCCTTCCTGCGTTCACGATGACGCCTCCCCGATGGACGGCTGAAAGGTGTGCGGGCTCAATGGGCAGCCAGCTTCTCGATGCGCCGATCCGGCACCAGCCAGAGCAGCGCCGCCAGGGCGTAGAAGAGCTGCGCCGCCCAGGGCCGCCAGAACGTCAGCGCGATGCCGCCAAGATAGAGCAGCGGCGAGATCTTGCCCTTCCAGTCGTAGCCGATGGCCCCGCGCAACGCCGAGTCCGGACCCGCCACCGCGATCAGCACCTGCTCCAGTATCCAGTAGGCCACCGCGGCCATCAGCAGGACGAAGCCGTAAACGGCGGTCGGCGCCTGGGCCAGGTGGTTTTCGCCCATCCATGCCGTGGTGAACGGGAACAGCGACAGCCAGAACAGCAGGTGCAGGTTCGCCCACAGCACCGTGCCCGATACCCGATGGGTGATCGCCAGCATGTGATGATGGTTGTTCCAGTAGATGCCGACGTAGACGAAGCTCAGCACGTAGCTGAGCAACACCGGCGCCAGCGGACCAAGCGCCGCCAGCGTGGTTTCATGCGGCACCTTCAGCTCCAGCACCATGATGGTGATGATGATGGCGATGACGCCGTCACTGAATGCTTCCAGCCTGCCCTTGCCCACCTGTTGTCTCCCGATCAGGCCCCATCGCCGGCCGACGCGCAGTGTGCCTCAGCCAGCGTCCGGATACATCCGGCACGCGCCGGTTCCGTGGCCTAGGCGCCCGGTCCGCAGTCGATGCAGTGCAGCGGCGGCGCGGCGCCCATGCCCAGCGCGGTGAGCAGCTCGCGCAACGCGGTGCGCAGGCCCTCCTCGATCGTGGGATGGTAGAACGGCATCTGCAGCACGCCGGCCACCGTCATGCGCGCCTGGATCGCCCAGGCCAGCAGGTGGGCGATGTGCTCGTTCTGCGGGCCGATCATCTCGGCGCCCAGCAGCAGGCCGCTGCCCTGCTCGCCATACACGCGCAGCAGGCCGTGG
This is a stretch of genomic DNA from Rhodanobacter sp. FDAARGOS 1247. It encodes these proteins:
- a CDS encoding SgcJ/EcaC family oxidoreductase, with the translated sequence MNAGRLLIALPMVVALCIASPLRAATPDADAAAIRQVLNRQQAAWNHGDVDGFMHGYKDAPDTTFVGSSVRKGYRAILESYRKHYAGKAQMGKLAFSDLDLRLLPGRDGEVRYAVVTGRFHLDRAAHGEVAQDDGVFSLLWEKTADGWKIILDHTS
- a CDS encoding TMEM175 family protein, yielding MGKGRLEAFSDGVIAIIITIMVLELKVPHETTLAALGPLAPVLLSYVLSFVYVGIYWNNHHHMLAITHRVSGTVLWANLHLLFWLSLFPFTTAWMGENHLAQAPTAVYGFVLLMAAVAYWILEQVLIAVAGPDSALRGAIGYDWKGKISPLLYLGGIALTFWRPWAAQLFYALAALLWLVPDRRIEKLAAH
- a CDS encoding NAD-dependent protein deacetylase; translated protein: MTPLQQFIDDHPRLFVLTGAGCSTDSGIPDYRDRDGQWKRPPPVNYAAFMHEPATRQRYWARSLVGWRRFGRALPNATHRALVSLERRGQVELLVTQNVDRLHQHAGSERVLDLHGRLDEVRCMGCEARLGRHAFQQMLGECNPAWLSLDAGDAPDGDADLEGHDFAQFEVPPCPHCGGILKPDVVFFGEAVPRERVEAAARAWQAADAVLVVGSSLMVYSGYRFVDAAARAGKPIAAVTLGRTRADALLSLKVDAPCDTSLAFLHQP